The genomic DNA AATGTGCTCAGacaaaacaaaaggcaacagCATGCAAAACCTCATAGAACCTTTTCATCGAGTTCAGGGTGTTTCCAGCCGCCTGAGACTTCCCCCTAGCACAGCTGTCTGAGCCACACACAGGCCTCTAGGCCTGCCCCAGTCCCTGCTTATCCCTGTCCTCTGACATTTCCCACGTGTGCACAACCATTAACCCTTTGAGGAATAGGCTGGCCTGCTtgggtttgggggtggggagaagagcTTGGAATGGGAGGAAAGGCTGGAGGAATCGAGACTCAACTCCTACTCAGGAAGTACTCACTTCTCCTCCCCAGGCCTAGAGTCCCATTCCTGGGGGAGGGTTGACTATGAGACACTTAAGAGACATGTCAGCTCTGAAGCTAAAATCAGAAACCCTCAAAGAGGCCCTGGAGTCAGACAGCCTGGGGTTGAGTCTCAGCTCCACCatgtaccagctgtgtgaccttggacaagtgactCAGCATCTCTGGGCATCTTccccttcatctgtaaaatggaggtgataATAGTACCCCTGAAGGGTTAGGTCAAATGAGTCAATACAGTGCAAGCACTTAGAAGAATGCCTGAAAGTAAGTGCTGTGTCTAGCTGTTATCTTTATTACTACCTATCTACTCTGCTGGAAACGGCCTTTAACgtaggaaaaattttaaagtttttctgggGTGAATGGGGAGAATGAAGTCATGATAACTCAATGAGCTAAGCCTTGAACCTGGCAATGGCTCAGTAAAAATTATTACAGCTACTAGGCCAAAGGGGTCGGTGCGGGTCTGCTGGCAAAGGACAGGGAAAGTGGAGGAAAGGTGGAAAgactggaggaggcaggaagaaggatCCATACCTGAGATGCCAGGACGTGCTGCTGGAGGTGGAAGGGCAGGGTGGCCGCGGACGCCCCGGACAGTCCCTGCGCCGCGGCGGCAGAGGCCATGGCCGTGGAATCCAGGCCCGAGACGCCAGTGGAGGCCCCAGACACGGTGGCCAGGAGGGGCCCCATGCCGGCGGCTGCCATGCTGGAGAAGGCGCCCCCCATGGCAAACTGGCTGGGGTGCAGGAAGAGCGGGTGCCCGTTGAAGAACTGTTGGCCCGCCAGGCCCGGAGCGAAGCCGAGGCCGGGCAGGGGACCCTGGGCCAGGTGCGCGGCGGCCGCGTCGGACTGCACTGTGAGCGGCGCAAAGGCCTCTTTGCCCGGGAGCGCGCGCGCCTCCTCCACCTTGGCCGGTGCTGCGCCCTCGCGACCCGGACTCCTGCGCTCCTCCACGCCCAGGCCGCGAGTGCTGGACGAGATGGTGGCGGGGCTATGGCGCGAGTCGGGCGACGCTTTGTCCAGCCGCCCGCTGTCCCGGGGCCGCTCGGCGGCGAAAAGGTGCGCCTTGACAGCGGGGCTGCCTTTGTCACGGCAGGGCTCCTCCGACGTGGTGGTGGAAATCTTGGCCGCGTCGCAGGCCTCGGGGCCGTGCTCCTCTTTGCTCTCGGCCTCGGCGTCGCTCTCACCCTCGCTGGGACATAAATCTACcataggagaagaaaaaaacaaggcagAAGGGCGTTAGCTCCAGTCTGAGCCAGTAGAACTCCAGTTCCCAAGTTGGAATCCCAGCTCGTGGCTTAGCGGCTGTGTAATCCCGGGGAAAGCCCCCTAGCCTGTCTGcacctcagtgttctcatctgcaaaatggggataatcgtGCCCAACAACATTGCTGGAAAATTCAATACGCGATTAATGAATTTAAAGTATTTACCCAGAGTTTAAACTTTCCCTTAGATGGACAAACCCCCAAATCAGTAGCCCTTCTTATTATAatgaattttacttctttttttgagtTCCTGCGGTACAAGATTTCACATACATTTCCCCATTCAATtgcaaattaactttttaaaagtaaaaactaacaTTAAAACTCATAGCTGGAACATATTCTAATTACTATAAGAGTTTTTGGTCAGTGAATGACAGAGAGCAGCACCTTCCACAGATTTGTGAATTACTCTGGAAGGATTTGTTCGGCAGCAACCCCGACATCTGAATTGATAATGGCAGAAGGGACACCTGTCCCTCAACACCAGCACTCGGTTGAACCTTCTGTATTTGCCCCAGTCCCTGCAGACAGAGATGAGTGTCGGGCAGCCGGCTCACCGCCCAGAGACAATCATAGATTCTTTTTTGCTTTCACCACACCCTCTGTGGGTGTTccaccagaagaaaagaaaaagggatccTATTTTATGTTTAAAGCTTAAATGGATTGAAGACATAAAGGACTTGCATTTTATTTCACTAAAAAACAGGTTTCTTCccgtcgagagagagagagagagagagagagagagagagtgtgtgagtgtgtgtgtgtgtgtctttccaaATAAATAGTGCTTGCTCTTTAAACACAGGAAACTGAGGGGGGATTTGAGCCATCACGTCCACTCCTCACCCCCTCCCCTAGCTCTACCTCCACCGCAGATCCCCAGGgctccacctcctctcccagGTCAATTGTTGCTCTCTAGCTGGATGTTTTCTAGGCCACCTTCCCGGTTCCAGGTAGCAGGGAATCCCTTGCTTCCCCCCCACCCAGTCCAACACATGGTAACCTAGAGTTCAAAGACAGTGAAAAGTCAGCAGTCGGAGCCTCTCTTGGTTAGAGAGAAtgggaggagaaagaaacagagacagagagaaaagagagaagcgCTTCAAGCAGGTTTTCAAAGCTGCTTGCCAAGAGGTAGTATGCAAACAGAcacccacctcccctccccaccagccaAATAAGGATCTAGGGGAAAGGCCTCGGTGCTCTCCTTCTACTGCCTTAGGGGGGAAGGGGAGACACACCTGATAGCTCTTTTTGAACTCTGGCTTCTGTTTAAGGATGTTTAGAAGGGTTCTAGCTTTTAAAGGGCAAGTGCCCTGGTTGGTGCCCCATCCCCCTTCAACTCTTCCAGGTCCCGAGGAACTGGAGTCCAGTGATCACAAAGGTGGCATGGCTTACCTTTGAGGTTCGATGTCCCTACAGTGGAGACGGCTGGAGAAGCAGCCTGGGCGAAGCAGCTGAAAGCTGCTTGTTCGCTGGAGGACTCGTCAGAGGTCCCGTTCTCCTTTTTGTGTCTTTCATCAAACACCCTCATGGACTGCAGGGTGAGCTGTTTTCTGTGGCAGAAGCCCACACCCACGTTACAGAATGTAACATACATTTCCCCTCTTTGTTTCCCTTACCCTTTCCAAAGCGGCACACACATGCCTCACACCCTGCCTGCCGCCCAGGGACAACACGAATTCGCTGAAACGTGCTTGCCCCAGGGCAGCAACATAGACCCAAGCATTGTTCTTGACCCTGTGACTGGGCTGAAGAGTGTGGCACAGGGTTAGGGAGAAAGCAAGGAGGCTTCAGTTGCATTTATTCAAGATGGGGGTTTCATTAGGAAAAAGCATTTGCTTGGgctgtgaaattttatttaaaagcaagaGGAGAGGCTGGATCTAGTCGGAGACAGCTGGAATGCTGGTCTTATATAGGGAGAACTGGGTGTCCAATCCTGCAAACACAATGCTGTCTGTCCCCAGCATACCCAAATTTTGGATGGTTGCTAAGATTTGGGAGGAAGTGGTTATTTTATGCTGCACTTTACTGTAATCGTTTTACTAATAAATtaattggaataaaaatatatttagctgttaccaattattttttaatgcccATCCCAAGGGCATTTAATAATTCCatgaattattaaaaatgtgGGGGTGATTTTCTGGATTTTAGAAATTCTTtgaaagggggtgggggaggggagacccTCTTTCATATACTCTCCAGCTGTCTGCttaatgcaaaatgatacattGTCCCCAcgaaggagggagggagccatACATCTTTCCAAAGGCCCCAGCTCTGTCTGATGGTATTTGGAAGACAGGATTGCAAAAATTCCCAAGCATTTTGTCAATGGCATGGTTCTTTCTGGGACCTGCCTAGGATGAACTTAAATTAATTAGGAATTAATAGGCATCCCTGTATAATCTATTATCCCTGATGCTTCTCTTCCAGAGATAAGTATGTAAGGTGTAGCCTAGTTAATTTCCTTAAAGGTAAGGAGGCAGGAAAAGTACTTGTCCTGGGTATACTGACAGCAGCAAGCATGTAGCAGTGGGGAAAGTGAATGATTTCCACCCGCTTTTCTCAGGACAAGTGCCTGCATCTCACTTCTAATACTTCAGAGTTGGATCctaaaaaaaagtgatttttctaaactagctaataaataattgtttcaaCTCACCTTTTTTCTCTTCGGCCATTTCCAGTGTCCCGGAAACCTTTTGCAAAAGGGTTGTTGTCTATTTTTAACTGAGTTATCTATTGGAAGAGACACAAGCAAGACAGAGACATTGGCCTCATTTTCTAGAATGTTTTGAGGGTGTTTTTCCCAACTCAACAAGTCTAGAGATGTGATTGCCAACAGAAGTCATATAGATATGCCAGGAAAAGGAGATAATGGCAGAAGTTTGGAGAGAactaagagaaaaatcaaaggaaaCTGTAGCAGGGCTTGTATCTCCTATATGAGGCCAAACCAGGGATTTGGGGATgaaattattcaaagaaattcttttctttgggcAGCCAACAGTTTGAGTTTAGACATGGAAGTGTTGTCAAAGTCATCAAAAGGGAAAATCTGTAGATCTTAAAATTAtgctttcattttgatttttatacagTGCAATCAATCATAAATTATAGCATACTcccttgacacacacacacacacacacccctttcccATGAATCCAATAAATGATTTATGGGGTTTCACTACCCTTGTGTGGGAGTGAGTGCAGCagtgagtttgattttttttttttttgcttggggGGTGGTTTGAGGAAATTACAATATTGACAATTATAGTACTGAATGACCACTggaaacatttgttttcatttatattctcGCCATGGCCATTAGGTGGAGAAGGCCCATGGCCTTTTTGTCTGATCAAAAATgctacattttattattacattaacAACTTCATTTCACAGGATTCTGGGTTTAGAGGGCACTTGCATTTTGCACTCTGAGAAAAATGCCATAGTGTGTAATCTTTCAAATCCCTTCCCCTTGGTGGGGAGAAGTTATATACACAGAGTTACTCAGAGGTGGAAACGGGGACCCTTGGTTGGATTCATGTTCTTGGAATAAATTACTCTATCCAAGACTTCAGGTTTCACAGGGAGAGATGATCATGATGTTCTGGTATTCAGACTAAAGAAATTTAGCTGGAACATCCCCACCATGAAGTCCACAGAGGACCCAAGGACAGTGACAATGACAGTGAGTTCAAAATGAAGTGTGTTGTCAGGTAAAATGGACTCTCTCTGAAGTCCAGGATTGCAGAGTGGGGGTCTTcagtccctcctcccacccctatAGCTGCTAACAGTCAATCTGGGAACTGGTGAATCGGCACTAAGGGTCACTTTTTCTGTGCCCATGACCTTCAGGCCACCATAGCTCTAGATATCAGGTGCTTTCCCTTTTGGGGATCCTTCTAATCTCCAGATTcagggcggggggggggggacaaATTCAAATGAAGTGGTGACTTTGGCCACCTCAACTCAAAAGCCTCAGACAACTCCATTGGTATGACCCTGTGATCAGGGTAGGTTTTTCCAAccacacgcatgcatgcacacacatgcgcacacacatgggcgcacgcacacacacacacacacacacacacacatcataaaaAACACAGCAGCATAAAAGGTAATAAAAACCAGACCAGCTACTCAGGATTTCTGGCTAGGGCAGAAAAGCTGGTCTCTACCAGGATTCCCCTCCCAGGGTCCCAAATgcttttgccttaattttttaGCTGGTTCCTTTTGAATATGACTTCTTGATCCTTCTTCCTCAAGGGGAAGAAGATGAACCTTAAAATAAACAGGACAAAGCCCAAGGAATGGAGGAGTGGGTAGCATCAATGACAGCAGTTACAGGAGCTTCTCTGTGGCAAAATTagtaggtcattttttttttgctcagcatTGTTTCTACCTAGTCAAGgtgtttttctgtctccttgagGTGTCATTGTCCTTTCCACCCAAATGCTTCACAAAAGAAAACTCAAGACTCTCATCTCCACTCTCTTGTAACTTTCTCATCCTGACTTAAAGCAGCTTTTAAGGGGAAGGCAAAATATCACCATTAAAAAGGAAAGTCCCTTGGGTTTACCTTATCATTCTGGTATGCAGTCACAGCGATGAATTCAGTTTCGGGGAATAAGTATGTCCGAAATGTACTATAAGGCAGTTTCAAGATGTCATTGGCTCTTACAATGTGGAACCGGGGCTGGTATTTGTGCATGGAGTTCAATATAGTCTGCAGGGGCAGGGAAGAGGAGACATACATAAAACAAGGATTTAGCAGAACAAATGGGATCTTAGAACCCCTGCCAGGCTGAAATCTTCCCCACCGCAGGGTACCACGCTTGTACCGAGCCCACCTCCTTGGAGTACCCCCTGGGTACATTTTGCTCCACAGATGTTATCTTCTGGAGAATCCAAATTGCTCCTCAGTTGCCAAAGGGTCCCCCCCACCCTCACCATCTAAGGATCATTCGTACCTTGAACCCTAGCCTACCTGAGTACCAAAACTATAATTCCCCTGCCACGTAGCGTGATCACTTGGGAAGGCCAAAGTcttaaaagatagagaaaaacatgcattttaatttacaaaatgatTCAGTACTTTAAGCGCCCACTAATTGACGAGCCCAATCCACTTAAAGCCCTGAAAGGCTGAACTCTAGAGAGGAATATTTATGCCTTAATCAAATCAAGGGCTTCAAATGCAATTCCTGCCCGCTGAAGATATTTCCGCGCCATTCGCGTCTTCCTGGGCCTAATCTTTCTGCTTACTCCTTGCTTATCactctgtttattttattgaaatgttgGGGAGGGGTAGGAAAAGGCGCAAAAGGTCCTTTGCCTGATTTCTACAAGCAATCCAAGTTTTCTAAGTTTCTAAGCATTCTCACTGAATCCATATATACACTCCCAACACACAAACCATTTTTTCTGAAGATCTAAGCCTCGTTTAGGGTAAGCCTGACTCTCACCTAAGCCCACTTCTTTTTTTAGTAAAAGAacgagtttttaaaaatgtattcacacCATTTAACCAACAGAGTCAAGTCTCCAAAACGTAAACTTTCCCAAGAAAATAATATGACTGGTTTCAAAACAGaagaatgatattttaaaacaaaacaaatcctttATGAATACATAGCCTTGAAATTGATTTTAGCtcttaaaaaatggtttttaactTCACTCTCAGGTCAGGCATCTACCAAAGAGCTGGAATTGCTATAGAACACAAGCCAGTAAGTTTTCTTGCCCCATTTCTTTTAGAACGCCAGGTCTTCCATTATCCGGAGAGAAACACCCCGAATCCTTTTTCCGGACAAGGACAAGTTTGCTATGCTCAGGGAGAAGCAAAGGAGAAGTCTGGGCTGAAACTCATGAAATGGGGAAGCACTGCCTTTGACTGAGTGAAGAAGGAGAAAATTTTACTGAAGAGAGCAATGAAACTTACAAATCCATGTTTGTCTGAAATGTTGTTGGTGAGTTTCAGTTTGTGGAAAGTGACGACTTTGGACATCCACTGTTCCCCAGTAGCGGGGCTGTCCGGGTGAATGTACATCCTCTTTGGCATTTCAGGGTCGGCCTTACCAGCCACCATCCACCGAGAATTGTGAAATTTATAACGACAGTCATCAGCAGCTATAATGTccatcaataaaatatatttggctTTTTTATCCAGCCCAGAACATCTCACTTTAAATGGAGGAAACATTCGCCTATAAAAGGaaagattagaaaagaaaaaagaaagataaaccaCCCATAATCTTGGGTTTGATTTCCTATGTATCATATAATATTGAAACCAAGTTTAAGACTTTCTATTGTGACTGATAAGCTTATATGTTTCAGAGTGAGGCAACTGGCtgcaaaattgttttcttccacaattaatatattaaatattctcagtttctccatatttAGATGTCCCAAGGTTCAAAACAAATGCATTGTGGCACTGCATTTCTCTACATTGTCTAACAAtttcttcaatatattttttttccttgtatgaCTTTACAGATTGCCCTCCTGATAGCAAATTCTTGCCCATGTCTTTTTCTGTGGGTATCTAGTTCTAAACAGGTTGGGGTAAGATTTTAGTAAAGCGCGGTCAGTTAAGACTAGAATTTTCCACCACCCATTGATGAGAAAATGTTAAACTTATCAAGGAAATGAACGTCAAGTTGCACCCCTCCCTGCTGCAGAATAGCAATCCCGCTGTGGGCGAAGTGAAACTGGACGTCAGTGAGTTCGCAGAACGAATTTTGCAGATTTCGGTGCACTCCCTGGCCTGATAACCTATCTGCCCATGGAGCTGCTAACACATTCCCCCACTCCTTAGGCCAGTCCAAAAgtgcaagattgtgccaccacattGCTGTTAATTTCACAGAAATGTTGGCATTCTGTAGTCTTGACTtaaaaggaagcaaggaagcaCTTCGCTGGAAAACTAACTAAATGTCTTGTGGGTTTGAGGATTTTATGCCAAACTTTGGCCTCATTTAGCTTGGAAGGAGACAGAATGCTTAAGATATCATGAaggggattttatttttatctttttaactttatgCCTTTACAGGCttcaatgctattttaaaaaaatcagtgtttttaaaTGACTGTTACAGGATCTTCTCTTCCAGGCAGGTTTTGGTCAGGCAAGGACCTTTAAATATTACGTAAAATATGGTTGATAATATTCACACATTAAAAAAGCAGTGTGTGTCTCCTCACTGGCTACTTCAGTCTGCAAACACAATCTTAAATTATGCAAAATTGCCTGCTGAACTCGCCCTTGGGTTACAGACACGTGAAGTGGTGTgggcaaacaaaccaaaatgccCTTCGATTTCTCTCTGACCAGGGCAGCAGCAGGCCCCTTTAGACCCAGAGGCTAGACTGGAGGGCAGAAAGGGCCGGGGACTGGTGTCAGGCCTCCCGCTACCCACACAAAAGGAGAGGgctttaagtttttctttctggagaacaaaataaaacagacaacacaacatcaacaaagaaataaggaTGTTCCAGGAGGGTTTGCAGAGTGCATTTCTTGCAGcagagtgccttttttttttttttttttcctgctccctGCAGGGATATCTACGCTCCATTGAAAAATTGTCTGTTGGGGAGGGAACCCACGATGCAGACCAAATATAAGACCCGTGCAGATGCCCAGGTAAGCTGAAATTTCCTGCCACTGGGGCAGGGCCTGGAAGTCTGTGCACGTATTTCTATGGGAACTAACTTTTCG from Papio anubis isolate 15944 chromosome 9, Panubis1.0, whole genome shotgun sequence includes the following:
- the TBX3 gene encoding T-box transcription factor TBX3 isoform X1, whose product is MSLSMRDPVIPGTSMAYHPFLPHRAPDFAMSAVLGHQPPFFPALTLPPNGAAALSLPGALAKPIMDQLVGAAETGIPFSSLGPQAHLRPLKTMEPEEEVEDDPKVHLEAKELWDQFHKRGTEMVITKSGRRMFPPFKVRCSGLDKKAKYILLMDIIAADDCRYKFHNSRWMVAGKADPEMPKRMYIHPDSPATGEQWMSKVVTFHKLKLTNNISDKHGFTLAFPSDHATWQGNYSFGTQTILNSMHKYQPRFHIVRANDILKLPYSTFRTYLFPETEFIAVTAYQNDKITQLKIDNNPFAKGFRDTGNGRREKRKQLTLQSMRVFDERHKKENGTSDESSSEQAAFSCFAQAASPAVSTVGTSNLKDLCPSEGESDAEAESKEEHGPEACDAAKISTTTSEEPCRDKGSPAVKAHLFAAERPRDSGRLDKASPDSRHSPATISSSTRGLGVEERRSPGREGAAPAKVEEARALPGKEAFAPLTVQSDAAAAHLAQGPLPGLGFAPGLAGQQFFNGHPLFLHPSQFAMGGAFSSMAAAGMGPLLATVSGASTGVSGLDSTAMASAAAAQGLSGASAATLPFHLQQHVLASQGLAMSPFGSLFPYPYTYMAAAAAASSAAASSSVHRHPFLNLNTMRPRLRYSPYSIPVPVPDGSSLLTTALPSMAAAAGPLDGKVAALAASPASVAVDSGSELNSRSSTLSSSSVSLSPKLCAEKEAATSELQSIQRLVSGLEAKPDRSRSASP
- the TBX3 gene encoding T-box transcription factor TBX3 isoform X2; the protein is MSLSMRDPVIPGTSMAYHPFLPHRAPDFAMSAVLGHQPPFFPALTLPPNGAAALSLPGALAKPIMDQLVGAAETGIPFSSLGPQAHLRPLKTMEPEEEVEDDPKVHLEAKELWDQFHKRGTEMVITKSGRRMFPPFKVRCSGLDKKAKYILLMDIIAADDCRYKFHNSRWMVAGKADPEMPKRMYIHPDSPATGEQWMSKVVTFHKLKLTNNISDKHGFTILNSMHKYQPRFHIVRANDILKLPYSTFRTYLFPETEFIAVTAYQNDKITQLKIDNNPFAKGFRDTGNGRREKRKQLTLQSMRVFDERHKKENGTSDESSSEQAAFSCFAQAASPAVSTVGTSNLKDLCPSEGESDAEAESKEEHGPEACDAAKISTTTSEEPCRDKGSPAVKAHLFAAERPRDSGRLDKASPDSRHSPATISSSTRGLGVEERRSPGREGAAPAKVEEARALPGKEAFAPLTVQSDAAAAHLAQGPLPGLGFAPGLAGQQFFNGHPLFLHPSQFAMGGAFSSMAAAGMGPLLATVSGASTGVSGLDSTAMASAAAAQGLSGASAATLPFHLQQHVLASQGLAMSPFGSLFPYPYTYMAAAAAASSAAASSSVHRHPFLNLNTMRPRLRYSPYSIPVPVPDGSSLLTTALPSMAAAAGPLDGKVAALAASPASVAVDSGSELNSRSSTLSSSSVSLSPKLCAEKEAATSELQSIQRLVSGLEAKPDRSRSASP